gttccgacggtaggtcggaacagctaataataaaaatctcgacgaaaacaacacctgttccgacggtaggtcggaacagctaataataaaaatcttgacaaaaacaatacctgttccgacttctaagtcggaacagctaataataaaaatcttgacaaaaacaatacctgttccgacttctaagtcggaacagctaataataataataaaattaataaaaatcttgacaaaaacaatacctgttccgactaagtcggaacagctaataataaaaatcttgacaaaaacaatacctgttccgactaagtcggaacagctaaaaattaACGACACGTTGTAGAAAAAttcatctttatggttcaatgtttttgaactacgtcatcacgtaacgccCTACCGAACACcgtatttttgtaattaacaaaaattctaTGTCTATTTAATGATTTGATCTTTCTATATCTTACTCCATTAGGTCTTTTTGCCGGACTAGTTGGCCGACGATTTGGGACCGGTGTCTCCATTATGATGTGTGGGTTCATGGTCGGTGCTGCGTGTGTTGCTGGATCGTTTTCATCTAGCATTGTCCAGTTCGCTTTGATATTAATGGTGTTTGCAAGTAAGTAATGTGATGACATCGAACATAAATTATTCGAGAGCATAAAGGGATTTCTGTTTGGTCTAGATTAACTCTAAACaaggaaatataaaaaaaattcttgcaaagtaacattttattttctgCCCGGTAAAACTCAAACAGAACTTTATTGTCTGACTGACTGGCTGTATGCTGCTTACCCAGTGATAATCTACCTGCTGGAGTTCTGTCCTCCTTATTGGAAATTAACAAGGACcggaggaggaggattcaaaagagggcgctatcagaagaaggaTGGAGGGACAGAAGCTCCGTATTATGATTGTAACAAGTTCTGGTGTGTAGTCACTGATTAGCAAATGTACTGTTAACTCGTTTCACACAGGTTCGGGACTTGGACTATCACAGGTACTCGCCAAAACAGCAATTGCTCATCGGTTTTCAAGACCGTATAACAAGTTCTGCTGGTGTAGTCCAAAGCATTAATGCTACGTTAATTCATTTCGTACAGGTTCTGGACTTGGAGTATCACTTGTTCTCTCCAAAGCAGCAATTGCTCATcggtttcaaacaaattttgcaACAGCCGTCGGAGTTTCTAAAACAGGATCTTCCAtaagtttacttttatttgcaCCTCTGACACAACTCTTCCTGGATACGTACGGCTGGAGTGGCACCTTGTTGCTCATTGGAGCAATCTCGTTTCATATTACCGTATGTGGCGCCCTCATGGTCGTTGTTGATAAGAGGAGGAAATCTGAAGTTAGAGATTATGACAAGattgaacaagaagaaaatcAATCTGGGCAAGAAACCAACCACCGATGTAGCACATTGTGGAAGTATGTAGTCGACAGCTTGGATATGAATCTACTTCGCAATCCGCGTTACTGGGCAGCAGCAGCAATTTATTGTTCAACCCGTACAACCCTCGATATGTGGGCATTTTTCTTCGTGTCAATGGCTCAGTCGAAAGGATTCTCTCCCGAAGATGCGGCGATATTTGTCACCGTTGCGGGCGTAGGTAACTTGTTGTCAAAACTGATTCAAGGATTCATCGTAGACCGTGTATTCAAGTCTTATTCGGGTTTCATGTTTGTTATGTTAGTCACATCATCTTCTATGTTCTGCGCAACTCCGTGGCTTGACACTTATTGGCtcatgatgatgtcatctttctctgttttgttttgccttggtgccctcacTTGTCTTCAGGATCTTCTATTCAAACAAGCCATTGGTGTAGAGAGGATGGTCGGTGTATATGGCTGGTTGGGGGTAAAGACAGGAGCTCTACGCTTAGCCATTGAATTTCTTCCAGGTAAGAAGAGTTTGTTTCAGTTTAACTTGTTATTGTAGTAGTACTTTCAAACAATAGCTAAAACAACTCGACACCTATGTTGATTGAGTTATGTTATAGTTTTATTAACAATATTACATTTCctacagttttatactttttaagATGTTCTGTTAACCAAAAGACACGTGCAGCTCACATAACCAGATTACTCGTTTCCGTCTATATATTCAGTTCGTTTCTCTTCGTCTTCCATGTATGTAGGATTGATGTATGACCTTAGCGGCAACTTCAATGGAGCATTTATCTTCATTGGTGTTGTGCAGTCTCTGGGTATGGTTCCTCTGCTAGTGCTCATGTACTTAAAGATCGTCCATTGACTGTATGCAGCTGGCCACTTAAATGACTTCAACAACAGGCGCGTCTGGCCACGTAAAGAAGAGAGAGAAAATTGCTGATGTAATACAAAGGTGGTCTCTCATTGgttaattatttttcaaatgtattcaaagccatttgaccctttcggtacagaaaaagaaaaaaaagttcacagatttacaaataatttacagggtttacagaaggtaatggtaaaagacttctctttaaatattagtccatgaaatgctttaatttttgagaaaacagtaaaacaatatcaattctcgatagcgagaattacggatttattttaaacacatgtcatgacacggcaaaacgtgtggatacaaggatgggttttcccgttattttctcccgactcgatgagcctaaatttgcacaggtttgttattttgtatagaagttgtgatacacagaGTATGGgcctgtttaccaaaagggtccaatggctttaaggcactggacacgtttggtaattgtcaaagaccagtattctcacttggtactcccattataaatgcataattttgggctcagttggtcatcgaagttgcaagagaaaagcACAACTTGGTGtccttttagatgcataataagaGGCTTCAGCAAacctatttttttattttaactgaGAAATAAcgtcttttctcaaaaactatgttactttagagggagccgtttctcacatttatttttactatcaacagctctctccattactcgtttccaagtaagttttaatgctaattaCCCCCTAGTGAACAATGCATATCTTTAATACAGACGTTTTAATCTTGTTCACCGTTTAATGCAGACGATACTCCACTATATTATTTGTcctttttaagacactggacactattggaatttgtcaaagaccagtcttcccacttggtgtatctcaacatatgcataaataacaaacctgtgagaattttagctcaattgatcatcgaagttgcgagataacaattaaataaaaataaaaaacgacTGTCACAaggaacttgtgtgctttcagatgcttgatttcgagacctgaagttctaaacttgaggtctcgaaatcaaattcacggaaaattacttctttctcaaacagtacgtcacttcagagggagccgtttctcacaatatttttcaactatcaacctctccccattactcgttaccaagtaaggctgtatcctaataattattttgcataattaccaatagtgtccactgcctttaacccgaTACGATTCTTAGCCAAGATGCGGCCATTTCAGCTGTAGAAAACTGTATTAATGATATTCGTACAGTGTTGATGTGAATTTCCCGGTAACAATTTGTAAGTGTTAATTTAGTAAAGTCCATAATTGTATTGTTCATCTTTTGATATAGAATTGCAGAAGCAGATTGGTTCAAGCTTTAATAATTGCTTTCTTTAAATCCTTGTGATGAATCCGAGTGCTTAGTTTCTTTAATCTTCTTTTGGAAACAATTGTCTGTTCATTTTCGTATAATCTTTCCGTAAGCCATCGATTGCATTTTATTCAATCTTTCCGGAAACCTCTgattgtgtgttttatttaaataccCTTCTTGTATCTTTGATTTGATTATTGAGTAATTTAattatgtatttatattttaattatctatttcattatttgttgttcTATAGTTTACCTGCTCCTCGCTGAGTGCGAATAAAACTTCCGGGTCgaacaaacacaattttgtcCACGTCTTTCATTGTTTCATCAACACCGTGACAAGTTATCTAATTGGTGTAAAGAAATCATCCATAACAGACAATGGGccagataaataaaaactagcatttgctagtcttttacttaaatccttataaataaaagtaagccttaatattgctagtaattggtcgaactagtaggtaaaatcaatgcttgagggactcttcttattgagatgtaaataaaaccgacattttactATTACCTGATAGTTTCACAAGATACTGGGCCGTAAAATGTCGATAAGTttaagatcaggcatgagaatttgctcaaatctctataaataaccttttactggaaaaaaaacatcattaacTTGAACGGATTAGTACAATAGCGGGGTATTCAGGAGTATAACAATAGAGGCATGGACTCATAGATCAATAGCGATTAACTGAAACGCAGGCGGGGCAGTTTCCacttagtcaagtttttgatggcGGCGGTGGCTATATGAGGAAACAGCCAGCCTCCCCACGCCAGAGCTCCAGAGATTGGTTCTTTTAAAGCAattaaagtacacaacaaatttataagtaaCATTTACAGTTGGATCATTAGGCCaagggaaaaataaccctttaataCTGACGCGATACCGAGCCATAAAAATATATGCAACACTGTTGTTTAAGTAAAATCTCAAGCTCCTCATgcagtagcttgtaaaaatacaagaaattgCTATACAGTATGTTAGTAAAAtgtcgtttttatttatatgtctataagtgaaaggtaatcaagtgagcaaaatgttcatgcctgatcttttacttttcagtcttcTCGCTTCTTGGACCTTTAAGTTGATaagtaattgctagtttttGTTTATCTGGCCCATTGTTTACTTTCTAACAAtaagttgtgtttgtttttgcccAAGGCCAAAATGTTACAAACATTGGGTGACAGATCCTTTTCATCGGCTGTCCCCAAACTATGGAATGAACCTctctcggcgggtttaaaccactagttgaaaacctcttcaccacacattgattccctttttTAACAATCTCAATCCATTGATATTTTTAAGCGAACATTTGagacttttctttttaatcATGCTTTCATCTAACTGTGCTTGTATATTTATTACGATTAAAACACACATTTATTACAAACACAGAAACACACTTTCATTTTTACATTGAAACTTTCAAATAAATGAGAAATTAAAATAAGTTACACAACTGCACTATAAGAGGTGTTGCTGGCTGTgactgctgtatgcgccgtagcaccttgtaaattataaggtgctaaataattggttcTCAAAATtaatcactgcaattacctatctttctgaaaatttgtatatactcagcgccttgaataccttgtttggtagatacgtgcgctttataagacttcgatattattattattattatatggtaCGCCGATCCAAGTACAGGGTGAGTCAAGAAGAAGTTGACCGGGATTGGTGGTTGgtggtgtttttaaaaacaaacaaacaaatgacactcgAAAGCTAAGCGAAGCATATTATTCAACAAGCACTctgtcctgcttattagaaAACAAGGAATGAAATAATTGATCATCCCTAAGAGGAGTTAATGTCTACATGTATTTTACTCaaggtactcattttgcaagcttTCCACGGAAACAAAAGAACAACTTTTAATTGCTACTTACTCCGATGATTGTATTGAGTCAAGCATTATCATTCCATGGGCAGCCACAACCACGAGTACTTTCAGTAAAACCACTCCATGGTAAAACAAGCTAAActtctcttaaagggaagggacactattggtaattgtcacagaccagtgttctcacttggtgtatctcaacatattatgtataaaataacaaacctgtgaaaatttgaggtcaattggtcatcggagttgagagaaaatgatgaaagaaaaaacatccttgttcgacgaatttgtgtgctttcagataggaataaacgacttctagctggaagtcttttgttattttcgtgagaaattacctccatttcaaaatctattcttcttcagagggagccgtttctcacaatgttttatactatcaacagatatCCAATGCTCAttgccaagtcagttttaaagttaatatttgttttgactaaataccaaacgtgtaccttcactttaaaaaaaatcaatttgtttcattattttgtcaGATAAGTAGGAAAGAATGCTTGCTTATTTATTATGTGCATCACCGGGGTTTTGAGTAACAGTTGTTGTTCAACTTATTTTTTAGTCTGTACACAAGAAACAACAAGAGAAATGTCATGAaatgatggttgatttcgagacctcaagttctaaacttgaggtcgcgaaatcaaactcgtggaaaattactcctttctccaaaactatggcacttcagagggagcggtttctcacaatgttttataccatctacctctccccatggcttgtcaccaagaaaggttttatgcgaataattattttgagtaattaccaatagtttccactgcctttaattctagcgttttgtgaaatctttGTCATTATCATCTCACTCACCATGTTTTTTCCTTCCTCTCTTTCACCATCCTCTGGACTAGGCTGTGTCCACGACATCGTAAAGACCATGATTCCACTTATCATTTTCCAGCTGTACCTGGGGCAAAGTTGAAACTTCAACCAACCAAGTTGATCTCGCAAACCGAAATCTCCAGTTCCCGTCAGTTGTAGCAGAGAATGTGTTCTATGGAGTGTTTAGTCTACGTGCAAGCTCAACAACAAGACCGTGGTTCAACTGCGAGGTCAAAATAGTCCAGCGTGGTCAGTGCCGATTGTTCATTTCTCCTGCACGGTCGAAAAAGATGTTCTGAAACtcattttttttgtctgtttgtttctcTCAGTTCTGGATGTCAAGACAGGTTGTCGTAGTTCGCCTAAAATATGTCAAGATAGTAAGCAAACTACAGAGACAAGTTCTGTGAATGAATTGTCTTTGCTGAATCCTTCCTCAGAAGTTATAAAGTGAGTGGTCAATAGTCCAGTCAGCCCGTCGTCCATCTTGCCCGCCGCCCCGTACAAAACTACATAACAAACGTGGCATTGCTCTATTCTCCGCTGCCATGCAGCATTTCGCTAGTGTACCATAAATACCTCGTTTGCATACATAACGAGGCAAAATCTGCATACGTAACAATGCCACATTCCCTTGCTTCAGAGACGCGCTGAATACAAATTAAGGCATggctgtacacctttggtacgtcaaagaccagtattctcacctgggcccaatttcatagagctgctaagcacaacaatttgcttagcatgaaatttcttccctgccAAAAAAAGGatttaccaaccgaatttccatttgttgcataacaaaaattgcttgttacttgtattcatCAGCTGTTTGCTTAGCCttaaaatcatgtggaaatttggttggtaatcctgtttttatcaaggaagaaatttcatgctaagcaaattgttgtgcttagcagctctatgaaattgggccctggtgtatcccaacatatccaTACAATAACAATCTGcgcaaattttgactcaattggtcgtcgaagttgcaagagaataatgaaagaaaaacacctttgttgcattaatttgtgttctttcagatgcatgataaaaagtcttttatatttgagtgagaaattatctcttgccaaaaaaaaaagccacgttagttcagagggattcgtttctcacaattatttataccatcaacagctctacattgctcgttaccaagtgaggtgttatgctttgagtaattgcaaatagtgtccaggtctttaacTAGATTTCATGAAAGTTTAAATTAGATCTTGGTTGCTGTAGAGACGCAACTCACTGCCTTTTATGAGTTGGGGCCTGTCATGCTGGTCCAAGGTTGTCCCTTTCTTGTTCAGAAAGGGACGACATAATATCTAAGACAGAATCATTATGTCAAGACAGaagctagcccaccttgttgggctgTAAATGACTCTCTTTTAAAACCGGTCTCACAGCCGCCATTATGTGactgtgatgagaccgatgttaaaagagagtcatttacagctcaacaagatGGGCTAGACAGAAGCAATAATTATAACTGAAACTTCATTTAGAAACTACACCaagagaaagtttttttttattttgtaccttGACACCATAATACAGGCATTATACCATGTTAACAAGCCACTTTGAAATTTGGTGGACACAATAAATAACATTAAGTTTGGGTAAGTTGTCTTTATACATCCAAAGCAAGCTGTTTATTCCTATAGTAGccatcatatctcaaaaagtctGTTGTCTCGGATTTTAAAGAGAGTCTGCTCTAAAAAACACAATACTTActtttgtttgtaatatttCCTTACAACTTATCTATAGAAAATATGTCTTAGTCTGTACTTAAATAATGATGTCATTGTCTATTAATAACCCAATCACCCCTAAAAGCATTATCACATTATTGAGTGTAAATAAATACGgtattaataatgaaagtatGACCTCTGAAAACTAACAGGGCTCGAATTTAAACCAGAAacacaggccagaggccagtagCTTTAGTACTGGGCCAGTAAATCCATGACTGGAAAAGTCCAGCTGCcttaagtgttttttgtttgttttgtttgcttttttttctctaatTGAATAGCACTCAAATAACTCACGGTGTAAAACATTCAACAGAAATATGTTCAAATGATGAATGACACCTTTCAATTCTATTGAAAATGAAgtatgattttgggttgaacaaagacaaattgagtaGAGTGGGCTGCGAACCAACGGCCTCATAATTAACGtgccgacgctctaccaactgagctgtctaaaGCTCTATGTTGGTGGTATCcctctttttttccccccttttttttaagtatgCATAACCACACCCATCTCTTAATAACACAGTGGGTCTTGGTGCTAATTAGATACATGTGAAACTGTGTCTCtaaattttcttattttgattctggtcatgtaaaataatttttggtcCAGTCAACATTTTGAGCAACTAGACCTgctgttttgtgtattttacccccaaattcgagccccgTTGTCAAGTGGTCTTTGTGGAGCCACCAtaaaggtttgcgataacacaatgtaatgactatctctaatgagttggggtggttctgaaaagaaccgttggctTCTCTCCCCATCTCTCTTTCTCTCGGTGAGCTAAGAtgcttctgaaaagaaccagtggttttaaaggaacacgttgccttggatcggacgagtcggtctataaaaagcgtttgaaaccgtttgttatgaaatgcatatggttggatagatgttttaaaagtagaatataatgatccacacaagtatcactcaaaattgcaaggttttccttttacgtcgcgaactaacacggtcggccatttatgaatGGCCGATCGACCGTGTCAGTCGACGGGGTAAAAGGAAACCCGTGCAATTTtcaggcgtgtttgtgtggatcattgtaaatggccgaccgggtttgtcgacgaggtaaaggaaAAACAGACAATTTCATGGCATGtatgtgtagatcattgtattctacttttacaccatctttctacccatatacattttataacaaacggttacaaacgcttttcaaagaccaactcgaccgatccaagtgTTCCTtgaaaccatggagcaatttaAACAAGGCTTCCCTGTTCACTAAATCTCATCGGCAGAACTTAAGCAGCAAACAGCAACAGACTTTaccattctcctgaagacgaccagagcaaactgatcgaaacgttgagttgtcaactaccagggcccaatttattagagctgctaagcacacaaattttgctcagcatgaaatttcttcgtt
Above is a window of Asterias rubens chromosome 11, eAstRub1.3, whole genome shotgun sequence DNA encoding:
- the LOC117296723 gene encoding monocarboxylate transporter 12-like, giving the protein MQELPGQDGGLYGWVAVFTAWTVTLIWAVFVKGLGIMLPSLQEQFETTTALAGWVIAAICTTTGAGGLFAGLVGRRFGTGVSIMMCGFMVGAACVAGSFSSSIVQFALILMVFASSGLGVSLVLSKAAIAHRFQTNFATAVGVSKTGSSISLLLFAPLTQLFLDTYGWSGTLLLIGAISFHITVCGALMVVVDKRRKSEVRDYDKIEQEENQSGQETNHRCSTLWKYVVDSLDMNLLRNPRYWAAAAIYCSTRTTLDMWAFFFVSMAQSKGFSPEDAAIFVTVAGVGNLLSKLIQGFIVDRVFKSYSGFMFVMLVTSSSMFCATPWLDTYWLMMMSSFSVLFCLGALTCLQDLLFKQAIGVERMVGVYGWLGVKTGALRLAIEFLPGLMYDLSGNFNGAFIFIGVVQSLVYLLLAECE